From the Pseudomonadota bacterium genome, the window GGCGAGTGCCTGCACGATCTCTATACTGTAGACGTGGACGCCAAGCTCGGCGAGCACGGCCGCCTGATAGCCCGAGCCGGTGCCGATCTCGAGCACCTTGTCGCCTGGCTTGACGCGGGCTAGCTGCGTCATCAGCCCGACGATGTACGGCTGGCTGATGGTCTGCTCGTGCCCGATGGGGAGCGGTTGATCGGAATAGGCCAGCGACCGGTAACGCTCGGGCACGAAAAGGTGCCGGGGTACACGCCGCATGGCCGCGAGCACGCGCTTGTCCCGCACATCGCGGGCACCGATCTGCCGCGAAACCATATCGAGCCGCTTGAGACGGTATGCCTTATCACCCTCCCGCTCGCCGTTGGCCCGAGTGCACGCCAGCAGCGCGGCCAGCACCGAAAGCACCGCAAGTGACCGGCCAGCGTTCGTGACCGGCCTCGCCTTCCGCGCGCGAATACTCCCTGTATTCGAAGGCGGCGCAACACCGCCGGACGGGATGGATCGAAATCGAAGTGGCGATGCTGTCTCGACCCGACGCCTTGGGGCTCGTGGCAACATGGCCCTGTACATACCCGCACGGCCTGGAAGCGCCAGCCGGCCGTGCCGCCGCCCGCGCCTTTACGCACGTCGAAGCCCAGCCTGAGGCTTCCGCTTCCGGCGCTCTCTGAACGGAACCGCATGGCCGATCCGCTCCAAGAGCCGCGCGCTTCGCTGGTCACGCGGCCGGTCGAGTGTGGTAGCGTCAGCGCCATGCAGACAGCGCCCTCGCGGCCCGTTGCTCGCGAAGTCTTGCGCGCCCAACTGGAGCAAGCCGCCTTGCGTGCCCTGCAGCGGGAGTACGCAGCCCTCAACTACGGCCTCTTTCGCGATCGGCTCCGGCCGCCGGTGCTCGCCTTGAGCAACTCGCTCGGCACGTTGGGACGCTGGGTCGCCGGGGACCGCCGTCTGGAGTTTTCGCGCGATCTGCTGGCCACGCAGCCATGGCCCGCGGTCGTCGAAGTGCTCAAGCACGAGATGGCGCATCAATACGTGCACGAGCACCTCGGCATCCGCGATGAAACGTCTCACGGACCACGCTTCCGCGAGGTTTGTTCGAAGCGTGGCATCGATTCCCGCGCCGCCGGAATCCCGGACATCCCGGACCAGCCGAACGCTCAGACGCGCGGCTCGCGGGACGCGCGGGGAAGGCGCACCCTCGAACGCGTATCCAAGCTGCTCGCGCTCGCACAAAGCCCGAACGAGCACGAAGCCCATGCAGCGATGCAGGCCGCCCGGCAGCTGATGCTGAAGCAAAACCTGGAAGCCGTGAAGAGCCACGAAGAGCTGCCCTACGGCGTTCGCCACATCGGACGACCGACGGGACGCGTTAGCCAAGCGGAGCGGATCCTGGCTGCCATCCTCTCGGATCATTTCTTCGTAGAAGTGATTTGGATCCCGGTCTGGCGAGTGCTCGAGGCCAAGCGCGGCAGCGTGCTCGAAGTTTGCGGGACCGAGCCAAACCTGGAGCTGGCGGTGTATGTCCACGGGTTTCTGACCCACACCGCGCAGCGGCTGTGGCTCCGGCATCGCACTATCGACGGCGCACCCCAGCGGGACAGGCTCGCCTACCTTGCGGGCGTGATGCGGGGCTTCAAGGACAAGCTCGAGCAACAATCGGCCGCCAGCAAGAACACAGACCTGGTCTGGCTGGGCGACCAGGAGCTCACCCGGTTCCTCAGAAGGCGCCATCCGCACATGCGCTGGGAGCGCCGCAGCAGTCGCGCAGCCGCCGAAGCCTACGGCCACGGGAAGCGGGCCGGCAAGGGCATCGTTCTGCAGCGCGCCGTCCGCGCCGATAGCTCCGCCTCGGGCGGGGGCCTGCTGCCCAAGCCACGATGATCAAATACATCGGCTCGAAGCGCACCTTGCTCGGGTCGCTGGTCGCGATCCTGCACGCCTTCCCGGAGCTCTCGAGCATCGGCGACCTCTTTTCGGGAACGAGCCGCTGCGGACACGCTTTCAAGAAGGCCGGGCTTCGGGTCGTCAGCAACGATCACAACGCCTACGCCCACACCCTGGCGCAGTGTTACGTCGAGGCCGACCTCCAGGAGGTGGAGCGTCCGGCGCGATCGCTCCTCGCAGAGCTCCACAAGCTCCCGGGGGTACCCGGATATTTCACCGAAACTTTCTGCAAGAGGTCGCGCTTCTTTCAGCCCCACAATGGTGAACGCGTCGATGCCATCCGCGAGGCCATCGAGAGCAAGGGGCTCGACCCGCTCCTCAGGAGCGTCCTTCTCACGTCCTTGATGGAAGCGGCCGATCGGGTCGACTCGACCTGCGGTCTACAGATGGCCTACGTCAAGGACTGGGCTCAGCGCTCCCACAACAGGCTCGAGCTGCGCATGCCGGATGTCCTTGCGCCTGCCCGCCACGGCCGCTGCCGGGCCCTTCGCCTCGATGCCAACCTGGCCGCCCGGCAAGTCGACACGGATATCGCGTACATCGACCCGCCCTATAACCAGCACAGCTATCTGTCGAACTATCATATTTGGGAGTCGCTCGTTCTATGGGACAAACCACAGGTCAATGGCGTCGCCTGCAAGCGAGCCGACTGCCGCACCCGCAAGAGCGCCTACAACTCGAAGCGCGGGCACCAAGCAGCTTTTTCCGATCTTGTGGAGACGCTCTCAGCACCCTTGCTCGTTGTTTCGTTCAACAACGAAGGCTACCAGGACCGCGCGAGCGTCGAGGCTATACTGTCCCGGCGCGGAGAAGTCTTCGTCGTCGCCAAGAATTTCAAGCGTTATGTGGGCGCGCAGATCGGCATCCACAATCCTGCTGGTGAGAAGGTCGGGCGTGTGAGCCATCTCCGCAACAAGGAATTCATCTACCTGGTTGCGACTCCGAGCCTCCGGAAGCGAGTTCCCGATGCCCTCGATCGTTTGAGGCGGCTTTGCGAAGCGATCAGCGACGTCCCCACCCCCCCTTCCAGCCCCGATCGATTACCATAGCGGCTAAGGGCCGGCGGAAGACTGATTCACCCGGGCCTGAACGCAAACGAGGCGAACGCGAGCTCGGCCGTGGCGAACCACTCGCGCGATTCGATGCGGTACTTGTTCCACGGCTCGTAGATGCGCCGATAGCTCGGATCCTTGGCTGCATACCCTTCCAGTAAATCACGCGCATGCTTCTCGGCTTCGACCATGACCGAGTCGGGGAAGGGTTGCACCTTGATC encodes:
- a CDS encoding SprT-like domain-containing protein; protein product: MADPLQEPRASLVTRPVECGSVSAMQTAPSRPVAREVLRAQLEQAALRALQREYAALNYGLFRDRLRPPVLALSNSLGTLGRWVAGDRRLEFSRDLLATQPWPAVVEVLKHEMAHQYVHEHLGIRDETSHGPRFREVCSKRGIDSRAAGIPDIPDQPNAQTRGSRDARGRRTLERVSKLLALAQSPNEHEAHAAMQAARQLMLKQNLEAVKSHEELPYGVRHIGRPTGRVSQAERILAAILSDHFFVEVIWIPVWRVLEAKRGSVLEVCGTEPNLELAVYVHGFLTHTAQRLWLRHRTIDGAPQRDRLAYLAGVMRGFKDKLEQQSAASKNTDLVWLGDQELTRFLRRRHPHMRWERRSSRAAAEAYGHGKRAGKGIVLQRAVRADSSASGGGLLPKPR
- a CDS encoding protein-L-isoaspartate(D-aspartate) O-methyltransferase codes for the protein MLSVLAALLACTRANGEREGDKAYRLKRLDMVSRQIGARDVRDKRVLAAMRRVPRHLFVPERYRSLAYSDQPLPIGHEQTISQPYIVGLMTQLARVKPGDKVLEIGTGSGYQAAVLAELGVHVYSIEIVQALAKRASALLERLGHKVKVRHGDGYAGWPSEAPFDAVMLTAAPPRLPEPLKQQLRVGGRLVAPVGEGFQQLIVVTRTKEGFRRHEVLPVRFVPMVGEAQKRK
- a CDS encoding DNA adenine methylase, translating into MIKYIGSKRTLLGSLVAILHAFPELSSIGDLFSGTSRCGHAFKKAGLRVVSNDHNAYAHTLAQCYVEADLQEVERPARSLLAELHKLPGVPGYFTETFCKRSRFFQPHNGERVDAIREAIESKGLDPLLRSVLLTSLMEAADRVDSTCGLQMAYVKDWAQRSHNRLELRMPDVLAPARHGRCRALRLDANLAARQVDTDIAYIDPPYNQHSYLSNYHIWESLVLWDKPQVNGVACKRADCRTRKSAYNSKRGHQAAFSDLVETLSAPLLVVSFNNEGYQDRASVEAILSRRGEVFVVAKNFKRYVGAQIGIHNPAGEKVGRVSHLRNKEFIYLVATPSLRKRVPDALDRLRRLCEAISDVPTPPSSPDRLP